In Dioscorea cayenensis subsp. rotundata cultivar TDr96_F1 chromosome 11, TDr96_F1_v2_PseudoChromosome.rev07_lg8_w22 25.fasta, whole genome shotgun sequence, a single genomic region encodes these proteins:
- the LOC120272068 gene encoding uncharacterized protein LOC120272068 isoform X1 produces the protein MKGNSGSSMLSLTEVSKNQMLVDIQVSCANGLQLKDLATSVDEHVPKVRKPYTITKQREKWTEEEHDKFLEALKLYGRAWRRIEEHIGTKTAVQIRSHAQKFFTKVVRESGSSNMTTVNSIEIPPPRPKRKPMHPYPRKLGIPSTKGIQGPERPSWSISANPALPEQEKGSPTSVISAIGSDASGSSGPNSPIRCTSPLFSASGSDPDGSFNEQENGSGLCSLSTEKQGTPMIGSVCAKLTADDTSVMELDSGIDDAFLSKEGFSEQTQGTSLKLFGKTVMISDHQKPLSPVAENKVQIIKSSPADDNGSHQQSTGIDPENSDQALHNNAWNPWVVGMPHPMFFCSHLPIHPIHSADASSLPLPLWWPFSGGLPFPDFNSEENSPKYQAEAPDRIEAQKESSWSGSDTSSGSEVVDSQIAIDLKEETELVSTSKLKPSVNSAFRTLNSGIKISSKGFSPYKRCTSLNEVQHQQHPQMVSEEEYGGRVELCL, from the exons GGAAACAGTGGAAGTTCAATGTTGAGTTTAACTGAAGTCTCAAAGAATCAGATGCTTGTGGATATTCAAGTTTCATGCGCCAATGGCCTTCAATTGAAAGATTTGGCTACATCTGTGGATGAACATGTTCctaag GTAAGGAAACCTTACACAATAACTAAGCAACGAGAAAAATGGACTGAAGAGGAGCACGATAAATTTTTGGAAGCTTTGAAACTATATGGCCGTGCTTGGCGGCGGATAGAAG AACATATTGGCACAAAGACTGCTGTTCAAATACGAAGCCATGCTCAGAAGTTCTTCACTAAG GTGGTGCGTGAGTCGGGAAGTAGCAATATGACAACTGTGAATAGCATTGAGATCCCTCCTCCTCGGCCTAAAAGGAAGCCTATGCATCCTTATCCTCGTAAATTAGGAATTCCATCTACCAAAGGAATCCAAGGTCCTGAGCGTCCATCTTGGTCTATTTCAGCAAATCCCGCTCTTCCTGAGCAAGAGAAGGGATCACCAACATCAGTAATATCTGCAATTGGGTCAGATGCCTCAGGATCATCTGGTCCAAATTCCCCAATTCGGTGTACATCTCCACTTTTCTCTGCTTCTGGATCAGACCCAGATGGATCCTTCAATGAACAAGAGAACGGCAGTGGGTTATGCAGTTTATCGACTGAAAAGCAAGGAACTCCAATGATAGGCTCTGTATGTGCTAAGTTGACTGCGGATGACACATCTGTCATG GAACTGGATTCAGGTATCGATGATGCCTTCCTGTCCAAAGAAGGCTTCTCAGAGCAAACTCAAGGAACAAGTCTTAAGCTCTTTGGTAAAACAGTCATGATATCAGATCACCAAAAGCCATTATCACCGGTCGCTGAGAACAAGGTGCAAATTATCAAGTCATCACCTGCAGATGATAATGGAAGCCATCAACAAAGCACAGGCATTGATCCTGAAAACTCTGATCAAGCGTTGCATAACAATGCATGGAACCCTTGGGTCGTCGGCATGCCTCATCCAATGTTCTTCTGTTCTCATCTCCCCATACATCCTATCCATTCGGCAGATGCGAGCAGTCTTCCATTGCCTTTGTGGTGGCCTTTTTCTGGAGGTTTACCATTTCCGGATTTTAATTCAGAAGAGAACTCACCAAAATACCAGGCAGAAGCTCCGGATAGAATTGAGGCTCAAAAGGAGAGTTCTTGGTCTGGTTCCGACACTAGTTCAGGCAGTGAAGTTGTCGACTCGCAAATTGCAATCGATTTAAAGGAGGAGACAGAGCTGGTATCAACCTCGAAGCTCAAGCCAAGTGTGAATTCAGCTTTCAGGACTTTGAACTCTGGCATCAAAATATCATCTAAAGGTTTCAGTCCATATAAGAGATGCACATCTCTGAATGAAGTGCAACATCAACAGCACCCTCAGATGGTTAGTGAAGAAGAATATGGTGGAAGAGTGGAACTGTGCTTGTAG
- the LOC120272068 gene encoding uncharacterized protein LOC120272068 isoform X2, whose amino-acid sequence MLSLTEVSKNQMLVDIQVSCANGLQLKDLATSVDEHVPKVRKPYTITKQREKWTEEEHDKFLEALKLYGRAWRRIEEHIGTKTAVQIRSHAQKFFTKVVRESGSSNMTTVNSIEIPPPRPKRKPMHPYPRKLGIPSTKGIQGPERPSWSISANPALPEQEKGSPTSVISAIGSDASGSSGPNSPIRCTSPLFSASGSDPDGSFNEQENGSGLCSLSTEKQGTPMIGSVCAKLTADDTSVMELDSGIDDAFLSKEGFSEQTQGTSLKLFGKTVMISDHQKPLSPVAENKVQIIKSSPADDNGSHQQSTGIDPENSDQALHNNAWNPWVVGMPHPMFFCSHLPIHPIHSADASSLPLPLWWPFSGGLPFPDFNSEENSPKYQAEAPDRIEAQKESSWSGSDTSSGSEVVDSQIAIDLKEETELVSTSKLKPSVNSAFRTLNSGIKISSKGFSPYKRCTSLNEVQHQQHPQMVSEEEYGGRVELCL is encoded by the exons ATGTTGAGTTTAACTGAAGTCTCAAAGAATCAGATGCTTGTGGATATTCAAGTTTCATGCGCCAATGGCCTTCAATTGAAAGATTTGGCTACATCTGTGGATGAACATGTTCctaag GTAAGGAAACCTTACACAATAACTAAGCAACGAGAAAAATGGACTGAAGAGGAGCACGATAAATTTTTGGAAGCTTTGAAACTATATGGCCGTGCTTGGCGGCGGATAGAAG AACATATTGGCACAAAGACTGCTGTTCAAATACGAAGCCATGCTCAGAAGTTCTTCACTAAG GTGGTGCGTGAGTCGGGAAGTAGCAATATGACAACTGTGAATAGCATTGAGATCCCTCCTCCTCGGCCTAAAAGGAAGCCTATGCATCCTTATCCTCGTAAATTAGGAATTCCATCTACCAAAGGAATCCAAGGTCCTGAGCGTCCATCTTGGTCTATTTCAGCAAATCCCGCTCTTCCTGAGCAAGAGAAGGGATCACCAACATCAGTAATATCTGCAATTGGGTCAGATGCCTCAGGATCATCTGGTCCAAATTCCCCAATTCGGTGTACATCTCCACTTTTCTCTGCTTCTGGATCAGACCCAGATGGATCCTTCAATGAACAAGAGAACGGCAGTGGGTTATGCAGTTTATCGACTGAAAAGCAAGGAACTCCAATGATAGGCTCTGTATGTGCTAAGTTGACTGCGGATGACACATCTGTCATG GAACTGGATTCAGGTATCGATGATGCCTTCCTGTCCAAAGAAGGCTTCTCAGAGCAAACTCAAGGAACAAGTCTTAAGCTCTTTGGTAAAACAGTCATGATATCAGATCACCAAAAGCCATTATCACCGGTCGCTGAGAACAAGGTGCAAATTATCAAGTCATCACCTGCAGATGATAATGGAAGCCATCAACAAAGCACAGGCATTGATCCTGAAAACTCTGATCAAGCGTTGCATAACAATGCATGGAACCCTTGGGTCGTCGGCATGCCTCATCCAATGTTCTTCTGTTCTCATCTCCCCATACATCCTATCCATTCGGCAGATGCGAGCAGTCTTCCATTGCCTTTGTGGTGGCCTTTTTCTGGAGGTTTACCATTTCCGGATTTTAATTCAGAAGAGAACTCACCAAAATACCAGGCAGAAGCTCCGGATAGAATTGAGGCTCAAAAGGAGAGTTCTTGGTCTGGTTCCGACACTAGTTCAGGCAGTGAAGTTGTCGACTCGCAAATTGCAATCGATTTAAAGGAGGAGACAGAGCTGGTATCAACCTCGAAGCTCAAGCCAAGTGTGAATTCAGCTTTCAGGACTTTGAACTCTGGCATCAAAATATCATCTAAAGGTTTCAGTCCATATAAGAGATGCACATCTCTGAATGAAGTGCAACATCAACAGCACCCTCAGATGGTTAGTGAAGAAGAATATGGTGGAAGAGTGGAACTGTGCTTGTAG
- the LOC120271888 gene encoding histone H4, producing MSGRGKGGKGLGKGGAKRHRKVLRDNIQGITKPAIRRLARRGGVKRISGLIYEETRGVLKIFLENVIRDAVTYTEHARRKTVTAMDVVYALKRQGRTLYGFGG from the coding sequence ATGTCCGGGCGTGGCAAGGGCGGCAAGGGTCTCGGCAAGGGCGGAGCGAAGCGCCATCGCAAGGTCCTGCGTGACAACATCCAGGGCATCACCAAGCCGGCGATCCGTCGTCTGGCTCGCCGAGGTGGAGTGAAGCGTATCAGTGGATTGATCTATGAGGAAACAAGGGGTGTTCTCAAGATCTTTCTAGAGAATGTGATCCGTGATGCTGTGACTTACACGGAGCATGCTCGGAGGAAGACGGTGACGGCGATGGATGTTGTTTATGCTCTCAAGCGTCAGGGAAGGACTCTCTATGGTTTTGGCGGCTGA
- the LOC120271739 gene encoding uncharacterized protein LOC120271739 — translation MLCQAPTLLLFSKPKTTSPFSSPSSLSQTTTLTATSSASSTPPHSPPLLPPFTSTSSSVTFPNPTNTFSSLSKLLRHNDIIILNNCTENMNSGKTYTFFSSLPHILPHPYDYIMKADDDVFFQLPNLAASLLPLPRRDLYYGFVIPCASKDPFKDYMSGMGYVLSWDLVEWISVSEIPAGEVVGPEDKLVGKWLKVGGKGMNRYSEKPGMYDYPGKQWEVFA, via the exons ATGTTGTGTCAAG cACCAACACTACTACTCTTCTCCAAACCCAAGACCACTTCTCCCttctcatctccatcttcactCTCCCAGACCACTACTCTCACCGCCACTTCCTCCGCCTCCTCTACCCCACCCCATTCTCCTCCCCTTCTTCCACCATTCACCTCAACTTCATCTTCTGTAACCTTTCCAAACCCGACCAACACCTTCTCATCCCTCTCGAAACTCCTCCGCCACAACGACATCATCATCCTCAACAACTGCACCGAGAACATGAACTCCGGCAAAACCTACACCTTTTTCTCCTCTCTCCCCCACATCCTCCCCCACCCTTACGACTACATCATGAAAGCCGACGACGACGTCTTCTTCCAACTCCCTAACCTCGCCGCCTCTCTCCTCCCTCTCCCCCGCCGTGATCTTTACTACGGCTTTGTCATCCCCTGCGCCAGCAAAGATCCATTCAAAGACTACATGTCCGGAATGGGCTATGTTCTATCTTGGGATTTAGTGGAGTGGATATCAGTGTCGGAGATCCCCGCCGGCGAGGTTGTTGGGCCGGAGGATAAGTTGGTCGGAAAGTGGTTGAAGGTGGGTGGGAAGGGGATGAATAGGTATAGTGAGAAGCCGGGGATGTATGATTATCCAGGGAAGCAATGGGAAGTGTTCGCATGA
- the LOC120272069 gene encoding autophagy protein 5 — protein sequence MAAMELCSEEALRYIWGGAIPLQIHLHESEVTTLPPPPPALILGPRIGYLPLLVSLLKPYFSSTLPPGVDTVWFDYKGLPLKWYIPTGVLYDLLCAEPERPWNLTVHFRGHPGETLIPCESEDNVKWSFINALKEAAYVINGNCKNVMNLSQADQFELWQSLMKGNMEGHQRIASRLKLGPIGEDCTLKTGSGQPRQALGEAETAGSSRVGRIPVRLYVRNISQDLDDFDEATAVDSWDSISYINRPVEIHKYEGHLLTLRTALKALLPEIFDDETMPDNQIFSKEEGCQVTNPSFEDYETPNSLRNVEAEETSIISDSVVLSKKPKVKLIRIQGIELDLSIPFFWVVNNLMNPDYFIHICVFTEASPSQVLVR from the exons ATGGCGGCCATGGAGCTCTGCTCCGAAGAAGCACTGCGATACATCTGGGGTGGTGCTATCCCTCTCCAGATCCATCTCCATGAATCCGAGGTCACTACTCTCCCACCTCCTCCTCCGGCACTG ATTCTGGGTCCTCGCATTGGTTACTTGCCTTTGTTGGTATCTCTTTTGAAACCCTATTTTAGTAGTACGCTTCCTCCGGGCGTTGACACTGTTTGGTTCGATTACAAAGGCTTGCCTTTGAAGTG GTATATACCTACAGGAGTTCTCTATGATCTCTTATGTGCAGAACCAGAGAGGCCATGGAATTTAACG GTCCATTTTAGAGGACACCCTGGAGAAACTTTGATCCCATGTGAGAGTGAAGACAATGTAAAATGGAGCTTTATTAATGCCCTGAAAGAG GCAGCATATGTTATCAATGGGAACTGTAAGAATGTCATGAACTTATCTCAGGCAGATCAGTTTGAGCTGTGGCAATCATTGATGAAAG GCAACATGGAAGGCCATCAACGAATAGCATCAAGACTTAAGCTTGGTCCCATTGGAGAGGATTGCACGCTCAAAACAGGATCAGGACAACCTCGTCAGGCTCTTGGTGAAGCTGAAACCGCTGGATCTAGCCGGGTTG GCAGAATTCCTGTTCGGTTGTATGTGCGCAATATCAGTCAAGAccttgatgattttgatgaagcAACTGCAGTTGATAGCTGGGACAGTATCTCCTACATAAATCGGCCAGTTGAAATTCACAAGTATGAAG GTCACCTTCTTACATTAAGGACAGCTTTGAAAGCTCTACTGCCTGAGATCTTTGACGACGAAACCATGCCTGACAATCAAATATTCAGTAAAGAAGAGGGATGCCAAGTGACCAATCCAAGCTTTGAGGATTATGAAACACCTAATAGTTTGAGAAACGTAGAGGCGGAAGAAACGTCGATAATTAGTGATTCTGTGGTGCTTTCGAAGAAACCCAAAGTCAAGCTTATTCGAATTCAAGGGATTGAATTAGATCTGAGTATTCCATTCTTCTGGGTGGTCAACAACCTGATGAACCCTGATTACTTCATTCATATCTGTGTATTTACTGAAGCATCACCAAGTCAAGTCCTAGTGAGATGa